Proteins co-encoded in one Arachis hypogaea cultivar Tifrunner chromosome 13, arahy.Tifrunner.gnm2.J5K5, whole genome shotgun sequence genomic window:
- the LOC112738129 gene encoding protein SODIUM POTASSIUM ROOT DEFECTIVE 2, which translates to MGKLGRMLDTFCLSSGSNSCFCLNSMEAEDEFENKPLVASGNNDHKLRLKDVVSGKQTLAFQLKPKIVVLRVSMHCHGCARKVEKHISKLEGVSSYKVDLETKMVVVIGDILPFEVLESVSKVKNAELWNSPL; encoded by the exons ATGGGGAAGCTTGGTAGGATGCTAGACACGTTCTGTCTTTCTTCAGGATCAAACTCTTGTTTCTGTTTGAATTCCATGGAAGCTGAAGATGAATTCGAGAACAAGCCTTTGGTTGCAAGTGGCAATAATGATCACAAACTAAGACTCAAGGATGTCGTCTCAGGAAAACAGACTTTGGCTTTTCAACTGAAGCCTAAG ATAGTGGTGTTGAGGGTATCCATGCATTGTCATGGTTGTGCTAGAAAAGTGGAGAAGCATATCTCAAAGTTGGAAG GAGTGAGTTCATACAAGGTAGATCTAGAAACCAAAATGGTAGTTGTTATTGGCGACATTCTTCCTTTTGAAGTATTGGAAAGTGTATCTAAGGTTAAAAATGCAGAGCTTTGGAATTCTCCACTCTGA